In Eisenibacter elegans DSM 3317, the genomic window CCAAAAAGCAGAACTTATCCCAAGATTTGTTTGATTTGAAAGCTTACCGGATTTTATTTCTTTGATTGCCAAAACATTTTCAGCTCATCAAATTATTTTCATCGACACCAAAACACTACTGTTTGGCTGTTAGGTCGTTAAAAATGCTCGTCGTAGCCCTCCCACGATTAAAATCGTGGGCTAGACATAAAATCTGCGCTTTTTACCTAGTAGCCACACAAAAACCAGCTGTTTTTGAGTGCTACGCCGAAAGTTTAAACAAACGCTAACATACCTCATCACCAAAACGCAAAAACGATGACTACTACTACTACTTTGGAATGGCACACCCACGACGGCCTACGCATCGAGGCAGGGGCTTGGATGCCCACACAGCCCCCCATCGGAATGATTTGTATTGTCCACGGAATGGGCGAGCACTACCGCCGCTATGAGGCGCTGGCGCGATACCTCAATACCCAAGGCTGGGGCATCCTGAGCTTTGACCACCGTGGCCATGGGCGCTCCGAAGGCCAACGCGGCCACAGCCCAAGTTATGAAGACCTGATGCGTGACCTTGACCAAGCCCTACACCAAACGCTCACCTTAGCCGGAGGCGACGAAAAGCTGCCCCTTGTCTTGATGGGACACAGTATGGGGGGCAACTTGGTACTCAATTATGGCCTCCGCCGCCCACACCATACCTTGGCCGGGGTGATTGCCTCTGCGCCGTGGCTACGCTTGGTCAAGCCCCCTTCGGTCCTGTTGATGGGCGCGCTCAGGCTGCTCAAACCCCTAGTGCCCACCCTTAGCCAGCCTACCAAGCTCGAAGTCAGCGCCCTCTCCCGCGATGCCGCAGTGGTGGCCGACTATCAGGCCGACACCCTCAACCACGACCGCATCACGGCAGGCTTTTTCTTTGAAGTCAATCAGGCCGGTAATTGGGCCCTCTCTCAAGCCGAACACTGGAAAACACCCTTGTTGCTCTACCACGGCACAGGCGACCGCATCACCGCCGCAGCGGGCACAGCAGCCTTTGCCGACAAAGTAAAGCCCGCCCTACTGACCTACCGTGCCTGGGAGGGCTGGTACCACGAGCTGCACAACGAGCCCCAAAAGGAGGAACTCTGGCAGTGGCTTGTTCGCTGGCTGGAGGGCGTTCGGAAGCCTACTCCGGCGGAATAGGCATCGCACGTTCGGCCATTTGGCGTACCTTGCCCAAAAACCAAGTCGGCGCCAAGCGCTTCATCCACCACATCCGCCGCGCCTCACGGGGCAAGACCACATAGAGCTTGCCCTTGGCGGCCTTCTGGAGGGCTGTTTGGGCTACCTCCGCCGCCGACATCGTAGAGGCGTTCATCATCTTTTCGGTATGTGCTTTGACCGTATCGCCCCCACGGGCATACTGTGCGATGTTGGTTTTGAAAAACCAGGGCTGCAAGACCGTAACCCCAATGCCGAAGCCGGCTAGCTCGCTGTGTAGGGTTTCGGAAATAGCCACCACAGCGGCCTTGGTGGTATTGTAGGCCGCCATCCCCGGCGCACAAGCAATGGCCGCACAACTGGCCGTATTGAGGATGTGCCCCGAACGCTGCGTCTTCATCGTAGGGATAAAAAAATGACAGCCATACACTACGCCCATCTGATTGATGCCCACCATCCACTCCCAGTTTTCTAAGCCATAAGCCTCAAAAGCACCTCCATCGCCCACACCGGCATTGTTACAAAGTAGGTCGATGCCGCCTGCCTGAGCCAAAAACTCCTTGGCCACAGCAGCATATGCCCCCTTATCAGATACATCCAAGACATAGGTCAAGGGCTTGCCACCTTGGCTTTGGATTAGCTGCGCCGCCTTGGCCAACGGCTCGGGCTGTAGGTCGGCCATACCGATGGTCCAACCATCGGCAGCCAACTCCTGACACAAGGCCAAGCCCAGGCCCGAAGCCGCACCAGTAATAAAAGCACGCTTTTGGGGAAATTTGCGGGTAAGGGTATGCATGGTATCGTAAGGTTAATGGGTGTATTGTGTTAAACCTAAATACTTGTTCGTAATTAGAGGTTCAGCCCTTCGCTGAATATGGTGCGAATAATCATATTTTCGCTTTCTAAACCTCTTTCTTGAAACTTCAAAATACCGTTTTTGATGCTTTGTAGGCTTTTCTGAATCGCCTCAAAGCCCGAAAGATAAAAATAACCCACAGCCATACCACTAAACTCGCTTTCTGTGAGCAAGTGATTGACGTAATCAATCAGTAGGTTGTCCTTGGTATTATCTATGGTAGTTTTGCTCATATATTTTGTGTTTTATCAAGTCTCTGTTAGCAAGGCTCAGACTTTGATGACTTTCCAAGTCTTGGAGACTTGGAAAGTCTATTTGAAAAAACTTACTCATCTCCAATTAACAAATCATCAATACCTCCCAAATCTTGCTCTGACTGATGAAATAAAATATAAGCCTGTTTACCGCCAAACCATTCTAAAACCTCATCTCGTTTTATTTTACTCGGCTTATCCTGCAAAATCGTTTGATAAGCACTACAAGGGTAGTTGATAAAATCATTGGTCTTCAAGAACTGGAAAGCCTATAACTTGGAATGTTGGCAGTCTATGCAACTTGCCAAACTCCTCCAACTCCTTGGCCTTCTGTGCCTCCTCGACCAAAGGAAAGATACTCAGAATATAAGACAATTCCTCCAAATTTAAGTCATAAATCTTCGCTACCAAAGCATCGAGCTTGGCACGCAAATCAGACTTACCCAGCCCAAGCCCTGATTTGAACTCTGAACCTGCGCTCGTGGACAGGGCAATGGGCATCATACCCAGCACCATGGCGATGGTTATCATCAAAATAGGTCGTAAACGGAGCGTTGCGGCAGTCATCAATGCTTCATACGTCGGCTTACCTTCAGCTTTGAGTTGATTGGTAAAATCAACAATCAATATCCCGTTTTTGGCTACCAAACCCAACAGCATAATGATACCCATTTGTGTATATACGCTTATTGGTGTAATGGACAGGTTCAAAACAGTGAATGCACCAATGAGCGCCACAGGAATCGAGAATAAGACCACAAAAGGATACACAAAATTATTGTACAAGGCGACCATCAAGAGGTAAATACACAACAAGCCAATGCCGAGTGCAGAGAGCAATGCCCCAAGCGATTCTGCTTGCAGTTTGATGTCGCCTGTCCAGACGTAGCTTACATCGGCGGGAATGATGCTTTCGTCTTTCAAGAGTTCATCAATAGCAGCTCCTACGATTCCGGGTGTAGTGCCTTGGTTGTGTCCTGTGATGGTGAGAGAGGGCTGTCGGTTGTATCGCTCAAGCTGCGAGGGGGCTGTGCCAAGCGTGATGCTTGCAAACTGTGAAAATTTAACGGCTTGCCCTTGCTTGTTGATGATTTCCATATTGGCTAGATCATCGGGGTTTTTGCGGTCAAATTTATCTGCTATCAAGCGGATGTCATAGTTACTTAATCCATCTTTAAATTCAGCATCATCATTGCCATCGAATGCCGTCCGAAACGTACCGGCAATCATTCCCATATCCAAACCCAAGGTGGAGAGCTGCTCTCTGTCAATGCTTACATTCAGTTCGGGTGCACCGTCTTCTGCGCCTACTTTTACATTGTCCACACCGGGTATTTGTTGCATTTTGTCTTTTAGATTTTGTGCCACTACAAACAGCTTGTCGTAATCAGCACCTGTGAGTACAATTTGCAAGGGGGCAGCCCCACCTTTGATGCTTACTTTGCTTACTTCAGCATTCACGCTGGGCATTTTGGCAATGAGTTCATCACGCATCAAAAGCATAAATTCTTCGGTGCTTTTGTCTCGCTCTTTTTTGTCTACCAACTTTACAGAAATTTCTGATTTATTGGGCGAGCCCAAGCCACCGCCTACAATAGACGGCCCTCCGATATTGGCAAATACCGTTTTTACTTCGGGTTGTGAAAGCAAATAATCTTCTACGGCTCGGGTCTGCAGATTGGTGTTCTCAATAGAAAGTCGCTTGTCAAACTCTAAGCCTAAGGTCAGTTTACCTTGGTCGCCGGCTGCCACGAGTTCTTCACCCATAATGCCCAAGCTCATCATCCAGCCCAAGCCGCCAAAGCAAGAGTTGTATTTTTTGATGAGTTGGTCGAAGCTTCAGAAGCTTCTTCGGAATCAAATGTAGAAAATATTCAAAAGAAGACACAAAATATCCTCATAAAAATCTACTGACGAGGCAAGTCTGTGGAAGGCAAACGTTTCAAATAAA contains:
- a CDS encoding efflux RND transporter permease subunit; amino-acid sequence: MGEELVAAGDQGKLTLGLEFDKRLSIENTNLQTRAVEDYLLSQPEVKTVFANIGGPSIVGGGLGSPNKSEISVKLVDKKERDKSTEEFMLLMRDELIAKMPSVNAEVSKVSIKGGAAPLQIVLTGADYDKLFVVAQNLKDKMQQIPGVDNVKVGAEDGAPELNVSIDREQLSTLGLDMGMIAGTFRTAFDGNDDAEFKDGLSNYDIRLIADKFDRKNPDDLANMEIINKQGQAVKFSQFASITLGTAPSQLERYNRQPSLTITGHNQGTTPGIVGAAIDELLKDESIIPADVSYVWTGDIKLQAESLGALLSALGIGLLCIYLLMVALYNNFVYPFVVLFSIPVALIGAFTVLNLSITPISVYTQMGIIMLLGLVAKNGILIVDFTNQLKAEGKPTYEALMTAATLRLRPILMITIAMVLGMMPIALSTSAGSEFKSGLGLGKSDLRAKLDALVAKIYDLNLEELSYILSIFPLVEEAQKAKELEEFGKLHRLPTFQVIGFPVLEDQ
- a CDS encoding SDR family NAD(P)-dependent oxidoreductase; this encodes MHTLTRKFPQKRAFITGAASGLGLALCQELAADGWTIGMADLQPEPLAKAAQLIQSQGGKPLTYVLDVSDKGAYAAVAKEFLAQAGGIDLLCNNAGVGDGGAFEAYGLENWEWMVGINQMGVVYGCHFFIPTMKTQRSGHILNTASCAAIACAPGMAAYNTTKAAVVAISETLHSELAGFGIGVTVLQPWFFKTNIAQYARGGDTVKAHTEKMMNASTMSAAEVAQTALQKAAKGKLYVVLPREARRMWWMKRLAPTWFLGKVRQMAERAMPIPPE
- a CDS encoding alpha/beta hydrolase; translated protein: MTTTTTLEWHTHDGLRIEAGAWMPTQPPIGMICIVHGMGEHYRRYEALARYLNTQGWGILSFDHRGHGRSEGQRGHSPSYEDLMRDLDQALHQTLTLAGGDEKLPLVLMGHSMGGNLVLNYGLRRPHHTLAGVIASAPWLRLVKPPSVLLMGALRLLKPLVPTLSQPTKLEVSALSRDAAVVADYQADTLNHDRITAGFFFEVNQAGNWALSQAEHWKTPLLLYHGTGDRITAAAGTAAFADKVKPALLTYRAWEGWYHELHNEPQKEELWQWLVRWLEGVRKPTPAE